One Trichoderma asperellum chromosome 5, complete sequence genomic region harbors:
- a CDS encoding uncharacterized protein (EggNog:ENOG41): MPSKSTFHHETPVLVVGGGPVGLILSLQLARFGINCMLAERNLDTTKWPKMDCTNCRSMELFKRLGIASGFREIAVPPKYSFDVIYTTGLSDDGEEVARWKLDSVDAWRQRINEQNDGSLPREPYQRCSQAVLEAWLKPRIQDEEIIDEHFGLKFESFTETDDGVESILTDVTTGDQHIVHSKYLVGCDGAGSRVRRSAGIDLIGGPVPAAMMLIHFKSRDLTKLHKLGQFWHIAFANGSFLISQDEIDTWTLHVPIAIGADWEKIDPIEAIYRGLGTPSTPYPIKVDKILVKSAWRPNIFIAERYASTSRRIFLAGDSAHQNIPAGGYGMNTGIGDSFDLGWKIAATLKGYGGKALLESYELERLPVATRNIDQSGAFWEVWRQIWDWSTEADVAVLLSQSKEGKALKGKMANWILTNNLENKAHGIELGYRYNASPIVVPDTEVAEPRWDLDHYIPSTWPGARPPHVFLSDGHTSIFDLFGQGYTIVDFSEEGKWADAFVDAALQLKVPLHKVHLPKEKHVQAIWGRGAVLVRPDDHVAWRAPLGDKTPVVEAMDVLKIAVGQTSNTEVGAAIEYKSKVLGDIYKKGFSGTVGNTNQDEVAMKAAFQK; this comes from the exons ATGCCGAGCAAGAGT ACCTTCCATCACGAGACGCCAGTTCTGGTAGTTGGCGGAGGCCCTGTGGGGTTAATTCTCTCCCTCCAGCTTGCTCGCTTTGGCATCAATTGTATGCTGGCCGAACGCAATTTGGATACGACAAAATGGCCTAAAATGGATTGCACCAATTGTCGCAGCATGGAATTATTCAAGCGCTTGGGGATAGCCAGTGGTTTTCGAGAAATAG CCGTCCCACCGAAATACTCTTTTGATGTAATTTATACTACGGGGCTatcagatgatggagaagaagtagcAAGATGG AAACTGGATTCCGTTGATGCTTGGCGTCAACGGATTAACGAGCAGAATGATGGTTCACTTCCACGAGAGCCATATCAGCGATGCTCTCAGGCTGTCCTCGAAGCGTGGCTCAAACCTCGAATTCAAGATGAGGAAATTATTGACGAACATTTTGGTCTCAAATTTGAGTCATTCACGGAGACAGATGATGGAGTAGAGTCAATTCTCACCGACGTGACTACTGGCGATCAGCACATTGTTCATAGCAAATATCTCGTGGGCTGTGATGGGGCGGGTAGCCGTGTTCGTCGATCAGCAGGAATTGACCTTATTGGTGGACCTGT TCCCGCGGCCATGATGTTGATCCATTTCAAATCTCGAGATCTTACCAAACTGCACAAATTGGGGCAGTTTTGGCATATAGCGTTTGCAAATGGAAGCTTCCTGATTTCTCAAGATGAGATAGACACTTGGACGTTACATGTTCCAATTGCCATCGGTGCTGATTGGGAAAAGATTGACCCGatagaagctatatataGAGGCTTAGGCACTCCATCAACGCCATATCCTATCAAAGTAGACAAAATCCTTGTTAAAAGCGCTTGGAGGCCAAACATTTTcatagcagagagatatgcTTCTACCAGCCGGCGGATCTTTCTTGCAGGCGATTCGGCACATCAAAACATTCCCGCAGGGGGCTACGGGATGAACACCGGCATTGGTGATAGCTTCGACCTTGGCTGGAAAATCGCCGCTACTTTGAAGGGATACGGTGGGAAAGCTCTCTTGGAGTCTTACGAACTAGAGCGTCTACCTGTTGCAACGCGGAATATTGATCAGTCGGGTGCCTTTTGGGAAGTATGGCGGCAGATTTGGGACTGGAGCACCGAAGCTGACGTAGCAGTCCTTTTATCACAGAGCAAGGAAGGGAAAGCGCTCAAAGGTAAGATGGCAAATTGGATTTTGACAAATAATCTTGAGAACAAAGCTCATGGTATCGAGCTGGGCTACCGCTACAACGCATCTCCTATTGTTGTTCCTGATACCGAGGTTGCAGAACCCAGATGGGATCTCGATCATTACATTCCATCGACTTGGCCAGGAGCTCGACCACCACATGTGTTTCTTTCAGATGGACACACTAGCATCTTTGACTTATTTGGACAAGGCTACACCATTGTTGACTTTTCTGAGGAGGGTAAATGGGCAGACGCTTTTGTTGATGCCGCTCTACAGCTCAAAGTGCCTCTACACAAAGTTCACTTACCAAAAGAGAAGCACGTGCAGGCGATCTGGGGGCGCGGTGCAGTTCTTGTGAGGCCTGATGATCATGTGGCATGGAGAGCTCCTCTCGGCGATAAGACGCCTGTGGTAGAGGCGATGGATGTTCTAAAGATTGCGGTAGGGCAGACATCAAATACGGAAGTTGGAGCAGCAATTGAGTACAAAAGTAAGGTACTGGGGGATATTTACAAGAAAGGATTTTCAGGAACAGTTGGAAACACGAACCAAGATGAGGTAGCCATGAAAGCTGCGTTTCAGAAATAG
- the NIP7 gene encoding ribosome biosynthesis protein nip7 (BUSCO:EOG092D4199): MRPLTEEETQAVFKKLAEYTGASLKNIIAPQEDGDRNVFRLSQNRVYVVRLSMANLATSIARDNLLSLGTCLGKFTKSGKFRIHITALPILAEHARHKLWIRPNGVMPFLYGGNIVKAHVGRFSEDCPEHQGLVVYTMDDVPLGFGVSARSTAESRRLDPTGVVCFRQADCGEYLRDEDTLFQSG, from the exons ATGCGTCCTCTCACCGAAGAAGAGACGCAAGCCGtcttcaagaagctggccgaGTACACCGGCGCCTCGCTCAAGAACATCATCGCGCCTCAAGAGGACGGCGATCGCAACGTCTTCCGTCTGTCGCAGAACCGAGTCTACGTCGTTCGACTCTCCATGGCCAATCTGGCAACGTCAATTGCCCGTGACAACCTGCTCTCCCTAGGAACCTGCCTCG GCAAATTCACCAAGTCGGGCAAATTCCGAATCCACATCACGGCCCTTCCGATCCTCGCCGAGCACGCACGGCACAAGCTCTGGATCCGCCCCAACGGAGTCATGCCCTTCCTCTACGGCGGAAACATCGTCAAGGCGCACGTCGGCCGCTTCTCAGAGGACTGCCCCGAGCACCAGGGTCTGGTTGTCTACACCATGGACGATGTTCCTCTGGGCTTCGGCGTCAGCGCTCGCAGCACTGCGGAGAGCAGAAGACTCGACCCTACCGGTGTTGTTTGCTTCCGACAGGCCGACTGCGGCGAGTACCTGCGTGACGAAGATACCCTGTTTCAGTCCGGCTAG
- a CDS encoding uncharacterized protein (EggNog:ENOG41), whose protein sequence is MTTGTGDDVAEKPQTKLKRSRNGCINCRARRVKCDEKQPACGRCSSLGLPCHKPERPIPLKIRRRGHGPVKSRNILRWEPPKILPNIQQITPDRQPSSAVRTNSASIPQLDNSVNLDIVRSTADITDGARSLGFMEPISGSAGTDAAITSPGEEIANQLTAASVTAAGSIASPLRQAFDNSFSRMLDGLVENPNSHEEGNTFLAKPSFPAQSLIAEPTDVYLQPSWLNTSRSFNSGSLDTLTQPFYTYTEPLLPRRCLKEYFKLQQTATLLSPKMSYELADALNLNQIERKALDYYRSHFSCFRSIKGFLWSEYSIYLTAATNSNMILHLILAISLRGLSRDTQDASALQLSTAHLHKGLVLLQKQLEGQNSEIMEVMISFWFLALFTMESDSAIGRIQRHELSNKVYRYSRAYLLDEVCGPPNASMAMQSSKENSAARISMAMKILCMIANLDVQLNIFGYGGELSDFCYEKDRMHHIQQMAHNFLELNHGDEYPYCELAYDVESSECARVYQDQHRLYHWLNQLFWNGVGDYQSIEKDIEAHEEKYRSFFRIAHRDDIDDDGYSRLHFQIDAAVCEFYAIRLYHFRCQNEKLPDDKVQNWVSSYLQIAYRLQQSKVRYHWIDKSLFLVGSETRDAIHRDWIQRRMLREDLKRALKCVWQKEKMHGRRLSREEFQAVLRDEAGMHDPALTTIVQTAV, encoded by the exons ATGACAACCGGGACTGGAGATGATGTGGCTGAAAAGCCACAGACGAAGTTGAAGAGGTCAAGAAATG GCTGTATCAACTGCAGAGCAAGGCGCGTAAAGTGTGATGAGAAGCAGCCTGCTTGTGGGAGGTGCTCCTCTCTAGGCCTGCCTTGCCACAAGCCTGAGCGTCCAATTCCGCTCAAAATCCGCAGGCGTGGGCATGGTCCTGTTAAATCCAGAAACATCCTACGTTGGGAGCCACCGAAGATCTTGCCGAATATCCAACAAATCACCCCAGACCGTCAACCATCATCAGCCGTTAGGACTAATAGCGCATCTATCCCACAACTTGACAACTCAGTGAATCTCGATATCGTTAGATCGACTGCAGACATAACAGATGGCGCTCGCTCATTGGGGTTTATGGAGCCTATATCCGGGAGTGCTGGTACGGATGCTGCCATTACATCACCAGGGGAAGAAATAGCCAACCAGCTCACGGCGGCATCGGTAACGGCGGCCGGGTCAATAGCCAGTCCCCTTCGCCAAGCATTTGATAATAGTTTCAGTCGTATGCTAGATGGTCTTGTCGAGAACCCCAATTCCCACGAAGAGGGAAATACCTTCTTGGCGAAACCATCATTTCCCGCACAATCCTTGATTGCCGAGCCCACAGATGTGTACTTACAGCCTTCATGGTTGAATACTTCTAGAAGTTTTAATAGCGGTTCATTGGATACTTTGACTCAACCTTTTTACACGTACACAGAGCCGTTATTACCTCGCAGGTGTTTGAAGGAATATTTCAAATTACAGCAGACCGCAACCCTGCTATCGCCCAAAATGTCCTACGAGCTGGCCGACGCTCTCAATCTTAACCAGATCGAGAGAAAGGCTTTGGATTATTATCGAAGCCACTTTTCATGCTTTCGAAGTATCAAGGGATTTCTATGGTCAGAGTATTCTATTTATCTTACTGCCGCTACTAATAGCAACATGATACTACATCTCATCTTGGCAATTTCACTTCGGGGCTTATCACGAGATACACAAGATGCCAGCGCCTTGCAGCTGAGCACAGCCCACTTACACAAAGGACTTGTGCTTTTGCAAAAGCAGTTGGAGGGACAAAATAGCGAAATCATGGAAGTCATGATATCCTTTTGGTTCTTGGCTTTGTTCACAATGGAAAGCGACTCTGCAATCGGTCGCATCCAACGCCATGAGCTGAGCAACAAGGTATATAGGTACTCGCGAGCATATCTGCTAGATGAGGTTTGCGGTCCACCTAATGCTAGCATGGCTATGCAGTCATCCAAAGAGAACAGCGCAGCGAGAATAAGTATGGCGATGAAAATCTTGTGTATGATTGCCAACTTGGACGTGCAGTTGAATATCTTTGGCTATGGAGGAGAGCTTTCCGACTTCTGCTATGAGAAGGATCGTATGCATCACATACAGCAGATGGCTCACAATTTTTTAGAGTTGAACCATGGAGATGAGTACCCGTACTGCGAGCTTGCCTACGATGTCGAAAGTTCAGAATGTGCCAGAGTCTACCAAGATCAGCACAGACTCTATCATTGGTTGAATCAGCTGTTCTGGAATGGAGTTGGTGACTACCAAAGCATCGAGAAAGATATAGAAGCACACGAAGAG AAATACCGATCTTTCTTTCGAATCGCTCATCGCGATGATATAGATGATGACGGCTATTCTCGGTTACACTTTCAGATTGATGCTGCAGTATGTGAGTTTTACGCTATTCGCCTGTATCATTTCCGCTGCCAGAATGAGAAGCTGCCTGACGATAAGGTTCAAAATTGGGTCTCGTCGTACTTGCAGATTGCCTATCGACTGCAGCAATCAAAAGTCCGCTATCACTGGATCGACAAGTCCCTCTTTCTAGTAGGGTCCGAAACGCGTGATGCAATCCACAGAGACTGGATCCAGAGGCGTATGCTGCGAGAAGATCTGAAAAGGGCATTGAAGTGCGTATggcagaaggagaagatgcatGGACGGCGGCTTAGCCGTGAAGAATTTCAGGCAGTATTACGTGATGAGGCTGGCATGCATGATCCTGCTCTCACTACAATCGTTCAGACGGCAGTATAG
- a CDS encoding uncharacterized protein (EggNog:ENOG41), translating to MTKVLLLGATGYVGKRLAETLVRSGQHRVYGIARSEAKAKTLALAEVIPIICPDPVNAPKAYMDAIRDHHVEVIVDVAGANQDTAKFLSHAKEISQERLDSYVAAGIRGPKLGFIYCSGTWVHGSSNTSLSDLDIVGPTAVAPPRALVAWRVGLENSILSSSDVLDVAVLRPALIYGYENTIWTPFILPLLEASRSGSSESINVPLEADSRPALIHVDDVATGFQKAIENLSLVNSGSIYPVFDLITSQESMSDIFAAMASSWGYKGKCTLVGSGDDLFAEAMSSTLRGSSSRAKQLLGWEPTRTNGYVAEMDLYAAAFASQH from the coding sequence ATGACCaaagttcttcttctcggAGCCACTGGTTACGTCGGCAAGAGGCTCGCCGAAACGTTGGTACGCAGCGGCCAGCATAGGGTATATGGCATCGCTCGTTctgaggccaaggccaagacacTGGCTCTCGCCGAAGTTATACCCATCATCTGTCCCGATCCAGTAAATGCGCCCAAGGCTTACATGGATGCTATCCGCGACCACCATGTCGAAGTAATTGTCGATGTTGCTGGGGCCAATCAAGACACAGCCAAGTTTCTCAGCCATGCCAAGGAGATCAGCCAAGAGCGCCTGGATAGTTACGTCGCTGCTGGTATCAGAGGTCCTAAGCTCGGATTCATTTACTGCTCGGGTACTTGGGTCCATGGATCTAGCAATACGTCACTAAGCGATCTCGATATTGTCGGTCCCACTGCCGTTGCGCCTCCAAGAGCCCTAGTTGCGTGGAGGGTTGGTCTTGAAAACTCcatcttgtcttcttctgATGTCCTTGATGTTGCTGTATTGAGACCAGCGTTGATCTATGGCTATGAGAATACTATCTGGACTCCATTTATCCTTCCACTTCTTGAAGCATCTCGAAGTGGTAGCTCAGAATCAATCAACGTCCCTCTAGAGGCCGATTCTAGGCCAGCCCTCATTCATGTGGATGACGTGGCAACTGGCTTTCAGAAGGCTATTGAGAATCTATCACTCGTTAACAGTGGTTCTATTTACCCTGTGTTCGATCTAATTACTAGCCAAGAGAGTATGTCCGACATCTTTGCGGCCATGGCTTCTAGCTGGGGGTATAAAGGAAAGTGTACCCTGGTTGGAAGTGGAGATGATTTGTTTGCAGAAGCCATGAGTTCAACTTTGCGTGGGTCATCATCGCGAGCGAAGCAATTGTTGGGCTGGGAACCCACGAGAACAAACGGATATGTTGCAGAAATGGATCTATACGCAGCTGCATTTGCCTCTCAACACTGA
- a CDS encoding uncharacterized protein (EggNog:ENOG41) translates to MSLSARAEESEKASQGLLIWKVLKNLWDPETNPSGIVSLGVAENRLMHDILSEHIHQNLALLNHAFTYGDGSSGSNRLRESLSRFLNKHFRPITPIVPAHISITNGCSAAVEHLAWAFANPGEGYLLGQPYYGTFIEDITARTGAKVVPVPFHGVDPLCNDAVARYEEAFLKAQAEGTRVAGLVLCNPHNPLGRCYSRDTIIGLLKLCEKYQMHFISDEIYALSVWENTIDTGVSFEPFTSCLSIDLAGIIEPSRVHIVWGMSKDFGANGIRIGAVISQANQSLHDALVPVSLYSSASSISEHAAANILDDHDWVESYIAENKRRLARQYESVVSWAKSKGITYRPGVNAAFFLWVDLGSFYKALHPDAATDDLNKTIATTLLKHRVFLASGTAFGSEEPGWFRIVFSHPEAYLREGLERVHAALTEL, encoded by the coding sequence ATGTCTCTGTCAGCACGGGCTGAAGAGTCTGAAAAGGCCAGCCAAGGTCTTTTGATATGGAAAGTCCTTAAGAATCTATGGGATCCAGAAACCAATCCCTCTGGAATTGTCAGTTTGGGCGTCGCTGAAAATAGGCTTATGCACGACATTCTCTCTGAACACATCCATCAGAATTTAGCCCTATTGAACCATGCATTTACTTATGGCGATGGCTCCTCAGGGTCGAATCGTCTCCGGGAATCTCTGTCACGATTTCTCAACAAACACTTCAGACCTATTACTCCAATTGTCCCTGCACACATATCCATCACAAATGGGTGCAGTGCCGCCGTTGAACATCTTGCGTGGGCATTTGCCAATCCAGGAGAGGGTTATTTGCTAGGACAACCATACTACGGGACCTTTATAGAGGACATAACAGCTCGAACAGGCGCAAAAGTCGTCCCGGTGCCCTTCCATGGCGTCGATCCTTTATGTAATGACGCCGTCGCCAGATACGaagaagcctttttaaagGCCCAGGCGGAGGGGACGAGAGTCGCTGGACTTGTCCTCTGTAATCCACACAACCCTCTTGGCCGCTGCTATTCTCGAGATACAATCATTGGACTTTTAAAGCTCTGCGAAAAGTACCAGATGCATTTTATCAGTGACGAGATCTACGCCTTGTCTGTCTGGGAGAACACCATCGATACTGGCGTTTCTTTTGAGCCATTTACATCTTGCCTCAGCATTGACCTGGCTGGCATTATTGAGCCATCAAGGGTTCACATTGTTTGGGGCATGTCAAAAGACTTTGGGGCAAATGGAATTAGAATTGGTGCCGTTATTTCACAGGCTAACCAGTCTTTGCACGATGCCTTGGTACCCGTCAGTCTCTACAGCTCAGCATCCTCCATCTCAGAACACGCTGCGGCAAACATTCTTGATGATCATGATTGGGTGGAGTCTTACATCGCcgagaataaaagaaggcTGGCGCGCCAGTATGAATCAGTTGTTTCATGGGCCAAATCGAAGGGCATCACGTACCGGCCCGGCGTCAACGCTGCGTTCTTTTTGTGGGTGGATTTGGGAAGTTTTTATAAGGCGCTGCATCCAGATGCTGCCACGGATGACTTGAACAAGACAATAGCTACGACACTTCTCAAGCACAGAGTTTTTCTCGCATCCGGCACGGCGTTTGGATCAGAAGAACCAGGATGGTTTCGAATTGTATTTTCTCACCCAGAAGCCTATCTGCGTGAGGGCCTTGAAAGAGTGCATGCTGCGTTAACGGAACTTTAA
- a CDS encoding uncharacterized protein (TransMembrane:1 (n13-20c25/26o463-482i)~SECRETED:SignalP(1-25)~MEROPS:MER0001629), with amino-acid sequence MAHHRLRSVAKPLALLLSVLPYGKASPTPPCSTPPGVHIPKQGAVASQSTICSDIGIQLLKDGGNAVDALVGTVFCVGVIGMYHSGIGGGGFLLLRLSDGTYEFVDMRETAPGAASQDMYNDDENLSIYGGMASGVPGELRGTEYIHDKYGALPWAHVIKPAIEVARNGFEVTEDLISTIRQTSPNNFLTEDPAWAIDFAPKGRLVRLGETMTRRRYADTLEAIAQHGADAFYTGPIANATIRALNAAGGIMTLEDLKNYTVAIREPLQIKYRGYKLTSTNAPSSGAVALSALNTVSGYDGFNDPSQVNLTTHRLDEAIRFAYGQRTELGDPSFVDGIDKYTKEMISEATGAEIRSKISDFRTQNVSYYNPKGLESLETPGTSHIVAADASGMAVSMTTTINLLFGSTVIVPETGVIMNDEMNDFSIPGLSNSFGYIPSPANYIRPGNVPYHPFLPSLQRLQTASSILHLVLLGAAASLLPISRTQFMSSMAI; translated from the exons ATGGCCCATCACCGTTTAAGGTCAGTGGCCAAGCCGCTTGCCCTCCTCCTTTCGGTATTGCCTTACGGCAAGGCATCTCCAACACCACCATGCAGTACACCTCCTGGTGTACATATTCCCAAACAAGGAGCAGTCGCTTCTCAAAGCACTATTTGCAGTGATATTGGCATCCAATTGCTCAAAGATGGCGGCAATGCTGTCGATGCTCTCGTGGGCACGGTCTTCTGCGTTGGCGTCATTGGGATGTACCACAGTGGTATTGGTGGCGGtggcttcttgctcttgagaCTGAGCGATGGCACGTACGAATTTGTCGACATGCGCGAGACAGCTCCAGGTGCCGCTTCTCAAGACATGtacaatgatgatgaaaatcTCAGCATATACGGCGGTATGGCAAG TGGTGTTCCTGGGGAGCTTCGAGGCACTGAGTACATACATGATAAATATGGTGCTCTCCCATGGGCCCACGTAATAAAGCCTGCGATCGAAGTTGCCAGGAATGGTTTTGAGGTGACAGAGGACTTGATCAGCACCATCCGGCAGACATCACCCAACAACTTCCTCACAGAAGACCCAGCATGGGCTATTGACTTTGCTCCCAAGGGGCGCCTCGTCAGACTGGGCGAGACAATGACTCGCAGGCGATATGCTGATACCTTGGAGGCGATTGCTCAACATGGAGCTGATGCATTTTACACTGGGCCCATTGCCAACGCTACAATTCGCGCGCTGAATGCTGCCGGGGGCATCATGACGCTAGAGGATCTCAAGAACTACACTGTTGCCATAAGAGAGCCTCTGCAGATAAAGTATCGCGGTTATAAACTCACCAGTACGAATGCTCCTTCAAGTGGTGCGGTGGCACTAAGCGCTTTAAATACTGTCAGCGGCTATGATGGATTTAATGATCCTTCACAAGTAAATCTGACAACCCATCGGCTAGATGAGGCTATTCGATTTGCGTATGGCCAGCGCACTGAGCTGGGAGATCCATCATTTGTGGATGGCATAGATAAATACACTAAAGAGATGATTTCCGAGGCAACTGGAGCCGAGATACGGTCAAAGATTTCAGATTTCAGAACGCAAAACGTCTCTTATTACAATCCCAAAGGCTTGGAATCTCTTGAAACTCCAGGAACATCTCATATTGTCGCAGCAGATGCCAGTGGAATGGCCGTATCAATGACGACTACTATCAACTTGCTCTTTGGATCAACCGTCATTGTTCCAGAGACAGGCGTCATCATGAACGATGAAATGAACGACTTTAGCATTCCTGGTCTTAGCAACAGTTTTGGCTATATACCTAGCCCAGCTAATTACATTCGCCCGGGAAACGTCCCCTATCATCCATTTCTCCCATCATTGCAGAGACTGCAGACGGCAAGCTCTATCTTGCACTTGGTGCTGCTGGGGGCAGCCGCATCATTACTGCCAATATCCAGAACACAATTCATGTCATCGATGGCAATATGA
- a CDS encoding uncharacterized protein (EggNog:ENOG41), whose translation MLRWGILGTSFISDTVVKAILASPGSRITAVFGRNEARLAAFAAKYNIATKYQDLDALLDDAEVDVVYVGLPSHMHSPAVIAAAKRGKAILSEKSLATTMEDSHAMIAAVKEANVFFLEGLMYLCHPLMEKVASIVQSGVLGTVKGMSGYYAANIWKKANPLGMGTIYNLGCYPASLVHFIMETAFGSEAFGKRQITGLGNVSNEGSLHVRDASLNIRFDNGVLATIQSTDSFGNDFSFSIQGDKGVLRFRTNPWLPLAGDNIIEIKTYGGSTEEIVVSAQMDAFGHQVKRVEDCIAQGVKEAPRPSPSWTNSVEIMGLLTDWEADIKKRHSD comes from the coding sequence ATGTTGCGTTGGGGCATTCTTGGTACCAGCTTCATCTCCGATACGGTGGTAAAGGCCATCCTCGCTAGCCCTGGTTCACGCATCACGGCCGTCTTTGGGCGCAACGAGGCTCGACTCGCAGCCTTTGCCGCAAAATACAACATCGCCACCAAGTATCAAGACTTGGATGCCCTGCTCGACGATGCTGAAGTCGACGTCGTCTATGTAGGCTTGCCTAGCCACATGCACTCTCCCGCAGTgattgctgctgcgaagAGGGGCAAGGCTATCCTCTCTGAGAAGTCGCTTGCAACGACCATGGAAGACTCCCATGCCATGATTGCGGCTGTTAAGGAGGCAAATGTCTTCTTCCTTGAGGGACTTATGTATCTCTGCCATCCTTTGATGGAGAAGGTCGCCTCAATTGTGCAGTCTGGTGTTCTCGGCACAGTCAAGGGCATGTCTGGTTACTACGCCGCCAACATCTGGAAGAAAGCCAACCCTCTTGGAATGGGCACTATTTACAATTTGGGCTGCTACCCGGCTTCTCTGGTGCACTTTATCATGGAGACAGCGTTTGGATCTGAAGCATTTGGAAAGAGACAAATCACCGGACTGGGTAACGTTTCCAACGAGGGCAGCTTGCATGTTCGGGATGCTTCTCTCAATATCCGGTTCGACAATGGAGTTTTGGCCACCATTCAATCCACTGATAGCTTTGGCAACGACTTTTCCTTTTCGATCCAGGGTGACAAAGGCGTTCTACGATTCAGGACAAACCCGTGGCTCCCGCTGGCTGGTGATAACATCATCGAGATCAAGACGTACGGCGGTTCCACAGAGGAAATTGTTGTCAGCGCTCAGATGGATGCTTTTGGGCATCAGGTCAAGCGTGTGGAAGACTGTATCGCCCAGGGTGTCAAAGAAGCCCCCCGACCATCACCCAGCTGGACAAATTCTGTTGAAATCATGGGACTGTTGACCGATTGGGAGGCAGACATCAAAAAGCGACACTCTGATTAG